A stretch of the Euleptes europaea isolate rEulEur1 chromosome 14, rEulEur1.hap1, whole genome shotgun sequence genome encodes the following:
- the ZNF703 gene encoding zinc finger protein 703, with translation MSGSPAGSNARTSPGGSGSSGSSSGGGGGGGGRSAAAAPPPAAPSPGAARPAPLAHLPPEDPLRQASRLPIRVLKMLSAHGGHLLHPEYLQPLSSTPVSPIELDAKKSPLALLAQTCSQIGKPDPPPASKLNAAAAAGLDKEAGGRGASGGLKQLGEPPGDDKSSFKPYSKAGGGGDPRKEGGGGPPGPASEKSGFRVPSAACPPYGAPAPASASSSASSPGGSRGSSPQQPPPPPPPEGKGGPDEKKEADGGAKGGPEGAAGPGGRSGEAGAPGDAPSGRKSEPPPPGLAAPGHVAPVSPYKPGPAVFPLPPSGIGYHGSIVGAYASYPSPFVPGLDPAKAGLVSGQLPGSLGLPGKPPSSSPLTGASPPSFLQGLCRDPYCLGYHGASHLGTGACSSCAHDPGGLKSGYPLVYPSHPLHTTLSGASPSLPGHPLYTYGFMLQNDALPHICNWVSASGPCDKRFATSEELLAHLRTHTALPGAEKLLAAYHTSGLSSTASCHLHLPPAAPGSPGSLPGSLSLRSPHTLGLNRYHPYGKSHLPTAGALPVPSLPAAGPYYSPYALYGQRLTSASALGYQ, from the exons ATGAGCGGTTCGCCCGCTGGATCTAACGCAAGGACATCGCccggcggcagcggcagcagcggcagcagcagcggaggaggaggaggaggaggaggcaggagcgCGGCGGCCGCCCCCCCTCCCGCAGCCCCGTCCCCGGGAGCCGCCCGCCCGGCGCCGCTCGCCCACCTGCCCCCGGAGGACCCCCTGCGCCAGGCCAGCCGGCTGCCCATCCGGGTGCTGAAGATGCTGAGCGCCCACGGCGGACACCTCCTGCACCCGGAATACCTgcagcccctctcctccacgccCGTCAGCCCCATCGAG CTGGACGCCAAGAAGAGCCCGCTGGCGCTGCTGGCGCAGACGTGCTCGCAGATCGGCAAGCCGGACCCTCCGCCCGCCTCCAAGCTCAACGCGGCCGCGGCCGCCGGCCTGGAcaaggaggcgggcgggcgcggcgCCTCGGGGGGCCTCAAGCAGCTGGGCGAGCCGCCCGGCGACGACAAGTCCAGCTTCAAGCCTTACTCCaaagcgggcggcggcggcgacccccgcaaggagggcggcggcggcccgccCGGCCCGGCGTCGGAGAAGAGCGGCTTCCGCGTGCCCAGCGCCGCCTGCCCGCCGTACGGCGCGCCCGCCCCGGCCTCCGCCTCGTCGTCCGCCTCGTCCCCGGGGGGATCGCGGGGCAGCTCCCCGCAgcagcccccgccgccgccgccgcccgaggGCAAAGGGGGCCCCGACGAGAAGAAGGAGGCGGACGGAGGCGCCAAGGGCGGCCCCGAGGGCGCGGCGGGGCCCGGCGGGAGGAGCGGCGAGGCCGGGGCGCCCGGCGACGCCCCTTCGGGCCGCAAgtcggagccgccgccgccgggcctggCCGCCCCGGGCCACGTGGCGCCGGTGTCGCCCTACAAGCCGGGCCCCGCCGTCTTCCCGCTGCCCCCCTCCGGCATCGGCTACCACGGGTCCATCGTCGGCGCCTACGCCAGCTACCCCTCGCCGTTCGTGCCCGGCCTGGACCCCGCCAAGGCCGGCCTGGTGAGCGGCCAGCTGCCGGGCTCGCTGGGGCTGCCGGGCAAGCCCCCCAGCTCCAGCCCGCTGACGGGGGCCTCCCCGCCCTCCTTCCTGCAGGGATTATGCCGCGACCCCTACTGCCTGGGCTACCACGGCGCCTCCCACCTGGGCACCGGCGCCTGCTCCAGCTGCGCCCACGACCCGGGCGGCCTGAAAAGCGGCTACCCCCTGGTGTACCCTTCCCACCCGCTCCACACCACCCTCTCCGGCGCCAGCCCCAGCCTGCCCGGCCACCCGCTCTACACCTACGGCTTCATGCTCCAGAACGACGCCCTGCCCCACATCTGCAACTGGGTGTCGGCCAGCGGACCCTGCGACAAGAGGTTTGCCACCTCGGAGGAGCTCCTGGCCCACTTGCGGACGCACACCGCCCTGCCCGGGGCCGAGAAACTGCTGGCCGCCTACCACACCTCCGGGCTGAGCTCCACGGCCTCCTGCCACCTCCACCTCCCGCCCGCTGCCCCGGGGAGCCCCGGCTCCTTGCCCGGATCCCTGTCTTTGAGAAGCCCGCACACGTTGGGACTCAACAGATACCACCCCTACGGCAAGAGCCATTTGCCCACGGCCGGGGCGTTGCCGGTGCCCTCCTTGCCCGCGGCTGGACCCTACTATTCTCCCTACGCCCTGTATGGCCAAAGACTCACTTCAGCCTCTGCACTTGGATATCAGTAA